A stretch of Henckelia pumila isolate YLH828 chromosome 4, ASM3356847v2, whole genome shotgun sequence DNA encodes these proteins:
- the LOC140866046 gene encoding stress enhanced protein 1, chloroplastic, whose protein sequence is MATATQISSPLRCYASVRDVGVMIPAETVAFTRVPRKFGTVFATGSPLLIQKPFYQRFTAQNSKSVSIRCEQSTEGNGLDIWIGRVAMVGFTAAITIEVATGKGLLENVGLTAPLPIAALAVTSLVGALLAVFIFQSASNN, encoded by the exons ATGGCGACCGCGACGCAGATTTCTTCTCCTCTCCGCTGCTACGCTTCGGTTCGCG ATGTTGGCGTGATGATTCCAGCAGAAACTGTTGCCTTCACTCGTGTCCCGCGCAAATTCGGAACCGTATTTGCCACTGGTTCTCCTCTCT TGATTCAGAAACCATTTTACCAAAGATTTACAgcacaaaattcaaaatctGTTTCCATAAGATGTGAGCAGAGCACGGAGGGGAATGGATTAGATATATGGATTGGGAGAGTGGCTATGGTAGGCTTTACCGCGGCTATTACCATCGAAGTCGCGACTGGCAAAGGACTTCTAGAG AATGTTGGGCTGACAGCACCATTGCCAATAGCAGCATTGGCAGTTACATCACTGGTGGGAGCTCTACTCGCAGTCTTCATCTTCCAATCTGCATCCAACAATTGA